From Etheostoma cragini isolate CJK2018 chromosome 1, CSU_Ecrag_1.0, whole genome shotgun sequence, a single genomic window includes:
- the atxn1l gene encoding ataxin-1-like: MKQAQERNQESLPPKKRDLLVSNSSGAGGTIGVGAAGGGGGGGGGSSSAGGSSAGGGIGEDEVVSTQNSAANSDTQGGTLSGEWLRAQPGLHYGVDNSDSIPAVPVDQYGMLYKVALPSVTYSPTSLHPVLSHISPAYTVHSSLLQHPGLSYPPLGYAQIPHSSLQFVSSPYAALPYALTPGFVPGSLISPSGTIPQPHAVSHLVQYPSVIQEGVVSPPPQAQVAAHTFAKVAVSSGVPLMLPSEQAAQQHLGTLGVMPATELSSRGLSVFYHPQGARAASRDPHSAQQENEPEMNGGDKEQGAREVVLDSAYAARNTRLLQVASNCAAHEYSQEGGLLNRRLEERSSPGQRSTPDSDLEVQHVVGRLASSSQGGVRKEVSFAPLNLSQGAHRTRDVHEESGRTAYTAQTVSYNDPRMSGLQQQTLQPGHAVMLANGQPVLVPLEYHVQHQPQPPQQHYPGQANDASASHASTTMASPNPSFKASDSSARVCLLERVELTTAQQQLPQQPPLQPTADVTQALASSLAPASGPSNPSHFMKGAIIQLATGELKRVEDLQTQDFVRSAEVSGGLKIDSSMVVDIRASQQRPGLVSLHFTVGEQQSKVTIDVPPEHPFFVFGQGWSSCSPERTAQLYGLACHHLQVGDVCVSITLQQQLPPQQQKQPQHHHSQQQQQQQQQQNLSRTLSKTNATPGPGHQLMGPPAPQQSRPQSHFRLDRIHRERQRDGEKDAVDKEEATHFGVVGHTETPIRQSRTSAEHPRSQSSYHLHTEGSAFAGPGMGAMQAALGASQRRWSSPGLQRYSMKGDEGPHPQLSTSSHARPSFITQEVKLSIEGRSNAGK; the protein is encoded by the exons ATGAAACAAGCTCAGGAGCGGAACCAGGAGAGCCTGCCTCCTAAGAAGAGGGACCTCCTAGTTAGTAACAGCAGTGGAGCTGGAGGGACAATAGGAGTTGGggctgctggaggaggaggagggggtggtgGAGGCAGCAGTAGTGCTGGTGGCAGTAGTGCTGGTGGTGGTATTGGAGAAGATGAAGTGGTGTCCACCCAGAACTCTGCAGCCAACAGTGACACTCAGGGCGGGACCTTATCTGGAGAGTGGCTGCGCGCTCAGCCAGGGCTTCATTATGGAGTGGATAATTCTGATAGCATTCCAGCAGTGCCAGTTGACCAGTACGGTATGCTCTACAAAGTGGCTCTTCCATCTGTTACCTACTCGCCTACTAGTCTTCACCCAGTATTAAGCCACATCTCTCCCGCCTACACTGTACACTCTTCTCTCCTGCAGCATCCAGGCCTTTCCTATCCTCCTCTTGGGTATGCCCAGATCCCTCATTCCTCTCTCCAATTTGTTAGTTCCCCTTATGCAGCGCTACCTTACGCTCTAACACCTGGCTTTGTCCCGGGATCGTTAATCTCTCCCTCAGGCACCATTCCTCAGCCCCATGCAGTTTCCCACCTTGTTCAATATCCATCGGTCATACAGGAAGGTGTTGTTTCCCCACCTCCTCAGGCCCAGGTAGCGGCTCATACCTTTGCCAAAGTTGCAGTATCCAGCGGTGTCCCGCTGATGCTGCCTTCAGAGCAAGCTGCCCAGCAGCACCTTGGTACACTAGGAGTCATGCCCGCAACAGAGCTCAGCTCTCGAGGGTTGTCTGTCTTCTATCACCCTCAGGGCGCCAGGGCTGCCTCCAGAGACCCACACAGTGCTCAGCAAGAGAATGAACCAGAGATGAATGGAGGCGATAAAGAGCAGGGAGCTAGGGAGGTTGTACTTGATTCAGCCTATGCTGCCAGAAATACACGTCTGCTACAGGTAGCATCCAACTGTGCAGCCCATGAGTATAGCCAAGAAGGAGGCCTGCTGAACCGAAGGCTGGAAGAGAGGAGCTCACCTGGCCAGCGCAGCACTCCAGACAGCGACCTGGAG GTGCAGCATGTGGTTGGTCGTTTGGCTTCCTCTAGCCAAGGTGGAGTGCGGAAAGAGGTGTCCTTTGCTCCCTTGAACCTCTCTCAGGGGGCCCACAGAACCAGAGATGTCCATGAAGAGTCCGGCCGGACTGCATACACGGCCCAGACTGTAAGTTACAATGATCCCAGAATGTCCGGTCTCCAGCAGCAAACCCTACAACCAGGCCATGCCGTCATGCTTGCCAATGGGCAACCAGTTCTTGTTCCTTTGGAGTATCACGTGCAGCATCAGCCGCAACCACCACAGCAACACTACCCAGGACAGGCTAATGATGCCTCAGCCAGCCATGCTTCTACCACCATGGCCTCCCCTAACCCAAGCTTTAAAGCCTCTGACTCTTCAGCCAGAGTGTGCCTCCTTGAAAGGGTAGAGTTGACCACAGCTCAGCAGCAGCTCCCCCAGCAGCCTCCTCTCCAGCCTACAGCAGATGTGACACAGGCCTTAGCTTCAAGCCTCGCTCCGGCATCAGGTCCCTCCAACCCGTCACACTTCATGAAGGGAGCCATTATCCAGCTGGCCACTGGGGAACTGAAGCGTGTGGAGGATCTGCAGACTCAGGACTTTGTGCGGAGCGCTGAGGTGAGTGGCGGGCTTAAGATTGACTCCAGCATGGTGGTGGACATCCGTGCCAGCCAGCAAAGACCAGGCCTCGTGTCGCTTCACTTCACTGTGGGGGAGCAGCAGAGCAAAGTGACCATCGATGTGCCCCCGGAGCACCCGTTTTTTGTGTTTGGGCAGGGCTGGTCGTCCTGCAGCCCTGAGCGCACAGCCCAGCTCTACGGCTTGGCCTGCCATCATCTGCAAGtaggagatgtgtgtgtgtccatcaccctgcagcagcagcttccgccacagcagcagaaacaacCACAGCACCATcattcacagcagcagcagcagcaacaacaacagcagaacCTGTCCAGGACTTTGAGCAAAACCAACGCTACACCAGGACCTGGACACCAGCTCATGGGGCCCCCTGCCCCTCAGCAGTCACGGCCCCAGTCTCATTTCAGGCTAGACCGCatccacagagagagacagagggatgggGAAAAAGATGCGGTCGATAAGGAAGAAGCCACACATTTTGGGGTTGTTGGGCACACTGAGACACCCATCAGACAAAGTAGGACCTCAGCAGAGCATCCAAGAAGCCAGAGCAGTTACCACTTGCACACGGAGGGCTCTGCTTTTGCGGGACCAGGGATGGGAGCAATGCAGGCTGCGCTAGGTGCTTCTCAGAGGCGCTGGTCCTCACCTGGCCTCCAAAGATACAGTATGAAGGGAGATGAAGGGCCGCACCCTCAATTAAGCACCTCCAGCCACGCAAGGCCCTCCTTCATCACCCAGGAGGTCAAACTGTCCATTGAGGGGCGCTCTAATGCAGGGAAGTAG
- the mtmr10 gene encoding myotubularin-related protein 10 isoform X3, translating into MFSFKPTKPTFKCYLPPVQTDVKKTIEPPIKKLEPKLIQGEIVVNEVNFVRKCISAESSQDDLWGKLICTNFKVSFIPQDAPSKQKSQLSHLLLGEHDIPLTCLEQVVTANDTKGKKKVLGSNQKLKFNPTELILYCKDLRIIRFCFDEAGPESAKKVCLAIAHYSHPADLQLLFGFEYQGRRYHASKEHVNGSTPRGGLRTTIFDRPSDWDREIKRTGASEWRVCSINESFVISLSLPEYIVVPVSLADQDLKQYSIFFTDQRIPLWCWNHPNGSALVRMASINDPLQQRKIYQKVFTAITKSHPQRSEVVQCDLDKSLPNIQDIQIAFVKVRQICVIDPFEESEERWLSSIENSRWLEYVRAFLKHSADIVYYLDGKNASVILQEEEDRDLNCVVSSLVQLMLDPHYRSLVGFQSLVQKEWVMAGHRFLDRCNHLKKNEKEESPLFLLFLDCVWQMMNQYPAAFEFTEAYLTVLSDSMWIPLFSTFLFNSSQQRAQHLMDFAKTKAIPQGEEQTVYFPPVWDWSQQFSTKDQTLFNNPMYVGKGAACVQNGEVKTFRRTKQKNYSSTLRGMPGSLRNGLKIGEDTLTRRGSLVSELKPDFSPVKDESPSERFFRDWFSRAADQQGLLIPLLLPSHMALWKLYFLRWVPEACIAKGGPITAYHKLSQLVDEIEILQSQLRQYKGPSGAMPLPNPGRPLSGQRRMYFKATSPTPTDFLTSSFPFTPTGNLCRRSFQGTPISKFLNGAKIWLSTETLANDSL; encoded by the exons atgttttctttcaaaccGACGAAACCAACCTTCAAGTGCTATCTTCCTCCTGTACAG ACTGATGTGAAGAAAACTATTGAACCGCCTATTAAAAAGTTGGAGCCCAAGTTAATTCAAG GGGAGATAGTAGTTAATGAGGTAAACTTTGTGAGGAAATGCATCAGCGCTGAAAGCAGCCAGGATGACCTTTGGGGGAAGTTGATATGCACCAACTTTAAGGTCTCTTTCATCCCTCAAGATGCCCCTTCTAAACAG AAATCCCAGTTGTCCCACCTCCTGCTCGGAGAACACGACATCCCCCTCACCTGTCTGGAGCAAGTAGTAACGG CAAATGATACAAAGGGGAAGAAGAAAGTATTGGGGTCAAACCAGAAGCTGAAGTTCAACCCGACAGAGCTCATCCTCTATTGCAAAGACTTGCGCATCATTAGGTTCTGCTTTGACGAGGCTGGGCCTGAGAGTGCCAAAAAG GTTTGCCTTGCTATTGCCCACTATTCCCATCCAGCTGATCTTCAACTGCTGTTTGGCTTTGAGTATCAAGGACGGCGATACCATGCATCTAAAG AGCACGTCAATGGTTCCACCCCTCGAGGAGGATTAAGGACCACCATTTTTGACCGTCCATCAGACTGGGATCGGGAGATCAAGAGAACTGGGGCATCAGAGTGGAGGGTGTGCTCCATCAATGAGAGTTTTGTCATCTCATTAAG TCTTCCAGAGTACATTGTGGTCCCAGTTTCTCTGGCAGACCAGGATCTAAAGCAGTACTCCATATTCTTCACTGATCAGCGCATCCCA CTCTGGTGCTGGAATCACCCAAATGGAAGTGCTCTTGTCCGCATGGCCAGCATTAATGATCCATTGCAGCAGAGGAAGATCTATCAAAA GGTCTTCACCGCCATCACAAAAAGCCACCCACAGCGCAGTGAAGTTGTCCAGTGTGATCTAGACAAGTCTCTGCCTAACATCCAGGACATCCAGATTGCCTTTGTCAAAGTCAGGCAAATCTGTGTCATAG ATCCTTTTGAGGAGTCAGAAGAGAGGTGGCTATCATCAATTGAAAACTCACGATGGCTGGAGTATGTCAG GGCTTTCCTAAAACATTCAGCTGATATAGTGTACTACTTGGATGGAAAGAATGCTTCAGTCATTCTTCAAG aggaggaagacagagaTCTGAACTGTGTAGTGTCCTCCTTGGTGCAGCTCATGTTGGACCCTCATTATCGCAGCCTCGTTGGCTTTCAGAGTTTGGTGCAGAAGGAGTGGGTGATGGCTGGCCATCGCTTCTTGGACAGATGCAACCACTTaaagaagaatgaaaaagagGAG TCCCCACTGTTCTTGCTGTTCCTGGACTGTGTGTGGCAAATGATGAACCAGTACCCAGCAGCATTTGAGTTCACAGAGGCCTATCTGACAGTACTGAGTGACAGCATGTGGATCCCACTCTTCAGTACTTTTCTCTTCAATTCTTCCCAACAGCGAGCTCAGCACTTGATG GACTTTGCCAAGACTAAAGCCATCCCTCAAGGAGAAGAGCAGACTGTGTATTTCCCTCCTGTTTGGGACTGGTCGCAGCAGTTCTCCACTAAAGACCAAACCCTCTTTAACAACCCCATGTACGTAGGCAAAGGAGCGGCCTGTGTTCAGAATGGAGAAGTGAAGACCTTTAGACGCACAAAG CAAAAAAACTACAGTTCCACATTGCGAGGAATGCCTGGATCTCTGCGCAATGGACTGAAGATCGGAGAGGATACATTGACCCGACGGGGCTCTCTGGTGTCGGAGCTGAAGCCTGATTTTTCACCAGTGAAAGACGAAAGCCCGTCAGAGCGCTTCTTCAGAGACTGGTTCTCTCGAGCTGCTGACCAGCAGGGCCTCCTGATTCCCCTGCTCTTGCCCTCACACATGGCTCTCTGGAAGCTCTACTTTCTACGCTGGGTTCCTGAAGCCTGCATTGCCAAAGGAGGTCCCATCACTGCCTACCACAAGCTTTCCCAACTGGTCGATGAAATTGAGATACTGCAGAGCCAGCTCAGGCAGTATAAGGGACCCAGTGGCGCCATGCCACTCCCCAACCCAGGTAGGCCCTTGTCAGGCCAAAGGAGGATGTATTTTAAGGCCACTTCCCCTACACCTACAGACTTTCTcacctcctcctttcctttcacCCCAACGGGAAACCTATGTCGGCGCAGTTTTCAAGGCACCCCCATTAGCAAATTTCTGAATGGAGCGAAGATTTGGCTCTCTACAGAGACTCTTGCTAACGACTCTCTCTGA
- the mtmr10 gene encoding myotubularin-related protein 10 isoform X1: MFSFKPTKPTFKCYLPPVQTDVKKTIEPPIKKLEPKLIQGEIVVNEVNFVRKCISAESSQDDLWGKLICTNFKVSFIPQDAPSKQKSQLSHLLLGEHDIPLTCLEQVVTANDTKGKKKVLGSNQKLKFNPTELILYCKDLRIIRFCFDEAGPESAKKVCLAIAHYSHPADLQLLFGFEYQGRRYHASKEEHVNGSTPRGGLRTTIFDRPSDWDREIKRTGASEWRVCSINESFVISLSLPEYIVVPVSLADQDLKQYSIFFTDQRIPLWCWNHPNGSALVRMASINDPLQQRKIYQKVFTAITKSHPQRSEVVQCDLDKSLPNIQDIQIAFVKVRQICVIDPFEESEERWLSSIENSRWLEYVRAFLKHSADIVYYLDGKNASVILQEEEDRDLNCVVSSLVQLMLDPHYRSLVGFQSLVQKEWVMAGHRFLDRCNHLKKNEKEESPLFLLFLDCVWQMMNQYPAAFEFTEAYLTVLSDSMWIPLFSTFLFNSSQQRAQHLMDFAKTKAIPQGEEQTVYFPPVWDWSQQFSTKDQTLFNNPMYVGKGAACVQNGEVKTFRRTKQKNYSSTLRGMPGSLRNGLKIGEDTLTRRGSLVSELKPDFSPVKDESPSERFFRDWFSRAADQQGLLIPLLLPSHMALWKLYFLRWVPEACIAKGGPITAYHKLSQLVDEIEILQSQLRQYKGPSGAMPLPNPGRPLSGQRRMYFKATSPTPTDFLTSSFPFTPTGNLCRRSFQGTPISKFLNGAKIWLSTETLANDSL; encoded by the exons atgttttctttcaaaccGACGAAACCAACCTTCAAGTGCTATCTTCCTCCTGTACAG ACTGATGTGAAGAAAACTATTGAACCGCCTATTAAAAAGTTGGAGCCCAAGTTAATTCAAG GGGAGATAGTAGTTAATGAGGTAAACTTTGTGAGGAAATGCATCAGCGCTGAAAGCAGCCAGGATGACCTTTGGGGGAAGTTGATATGCACCAACTTTAAGGTCTCTTTCATCCCTCAAGATGCCCCTTCTAAACAG AAATCCCAGTTGTCCCACCTCCTGCTCGGAGAACACGACATCCCCCTCACCTGTCTGGAGCAAGTAGTAACGG CAAATGATACAAAGGGGAAGAAGAAAGTATTGGGGTCAAACCAGAAGCTGAAGTTCAACCCGACAGAGCTCATCCTCTATTGCAAAGACTTGCGCATCATTAGGTTCTGCTTTGACGAGGCTGGGCCTGAGAGTGCCAAAAAG GTTTGCCTTGCTATTGCCCACTATTCCCATCCAGCTGATCTTCAACTGCTGTTTGGCTTTGAGTATCAAGGACGGCGATACCATGCATCTAAAG aagAGCACGTCAATGGTTCCACCCCTCGAGGAGGATTAAGGACCACCATTTTTGACCGTCCATCAGACTGGGATCGGGAGATCAAGAGAACTGGGGCATCAGAGTGGAGGGTGTGCTCCATCAATGAGAGTTTTGTCATCTCATTAAG TCTTCCAGAGTACATTGTGGTCCCAGTTTCTCTGGCAGACCAGGATCTAAAGCAGTACTCCATATTCTTCACTGATCAGCGCATCCCA CTCTGGTGCTGGAATCACCCAAATGGAAGTGCTCTTGTCCGCATGGCCAGCATTAATGATCCATTGCAGCAGAGGAAGATCTATCAAAA GGTCTTCACCGCCATCACAAAAAGCCACCCACAGCGCAGTGAAGTTGTCCAGTGTGATCTAGACAAGTCTCTGCCTAACATCCAGGACATCCAGATTGCCTTTGTCAAAGTCAGGCAAATCTGTGTCATAG ATCCTTTTGAGGAGTCAGAAGAGAGGTGGCTATCATCAATTGAAAACTCACGATGGCTGGAGTATGTCAG GGCTTTCCTAAAACATTCAGCTGATATAGTGTACTACTTGGATGGAAAGAATGCTTCAGTCATTCTTCAAG aggaggaagacagagaTCTGAACTGTGTAGTGTCCTCCTTGGTGCAGCTCATGTTGGACCCTCATTATCGCAGCCTCGTTGGCTTTCAGAGTTTGGTGCAGAAGGAGTGGGTGATGGCTGGCCATCGCTTCTTGGACAGATGCAACCACTTaaagaagaatgaaaaagagGAG TCCCCACTGTTCTTGCTGTTCCTGGACTGTGTGTGGCAAATGATGAACCAGTACCCAGCAGCATTTGAGTTCACAGAGGCCTATCTGACAGTACTGAGTGACAGCATGTGGATCCCACTCTTCAGTACTTTTCTCTTCAATTCTTCCCAACAGCGAGCTCAGCACTTGATG GACTTTGCCAAGACTAAAGCCATCCCTCAAGGAGAAGAGCAGACTGTGTATTTCCCTCCTGTTTGGGACTGGTCGCAGCAGTTCTCCACTAAAGACCAAACCCTCTTTAACAACCCCATGTACGTAGGCAAAGGAGCGGCCTGTGTTCAGAATGGAGAAGTGAAGACCTTTAGACGCACAAAG CAAAAAAACTACAGTTCCACATTGCGAGGAATGCCTGGATCTCTGCGCAATGGACTGAAGATCGGAGAGGATACATTGACCCGACGGGGCTCTCTGGTGTCGGAGCTGAAGCCTGATTTTTCACCAGTGAAAGACGAAAGCCCGTCAGAGCGCTTCTTCAGAGACTGGTTCTCTCGAGCTGCTGACCAGCAGGGCCTCCTGATTCCCCTGCTCTTGCCCTCACACATGGCTCTCTGGAAGCTCTACTTTCTACGCTGGGTTCCTGAAGCCTGCATTGCCAAAGGAGGTCCCATCACTGCCTACCACAAGCTTTCCCAACTGGTCGATGAAATTGAGATACTGCAGAGCCAGCTCAGGCAGTATAAGGGACCCAGTGGCGCCATGCCACTCCCCAACCCAGGTAGGCCCTTGTCAGGCCAAAGGAGGATGTATTTTAAGGCCACTTCCCCTACACCTACAGACTTTCTcacctcctcctttcctttcacCCCAACGGGAAACCTATGTCGGCGCAGTTTTCAAGGCACCCCCATTAGCAAATTTCTGAATGGAGCGAAGATTTGGCTCTCTACAGAGACTCTTGCTAACGACTCTCTCTGA
- the mtmr10 gene encoding myotubularin-related protein 10 isoform X2 has product MFSFKPTKPTFKCYLPPVQTDVKKTIEPPIKKLEPKLIQGEIVVNEVNFVRKCISAESSQDDLWGKLICTNFKVSFIPQDAPSKQKSQLSHLLLGEHDIPLTCLEQVVTANDTKGKKKVLGSNQKLKFNPTELILYCKDLRIIRFCFDEAGPESAKKVCLAIAHYSHPADLQLLFGFEYQGRRYHASKEEHVNGSTPRGGLRTTIFDRPSDWDREIKRTGASEWRVCSINESFVISLSLPEYIVVPVSLADQDLKQYSIFFTDQRIPLWCWNHPNGSALVRMASINDPLQQRKIYQKVFTAITKSHPQRSEVVQCDLDKSLPNIQDIQIAFVKVRQICVIDPFEESEERWLSSIENSRWLEYVRAFLKHSADIVYYLDGKNASVILQEEEDRDLNCVVSSLVQLMLDPHYRSLVGFQSLVQKEWVMAGHRFLDRCNHLKKNEKEESPLFLLFLDCVWQMMNQYPAAFEFTEAYLTVLSDSMWIPLFSTFLFNSSQQRAQHLMDFAKTKAIPQGEEQTVYFPPVWDWSQQFSTKDQTLFNNPMYVGKGAACVQNGEVKTFRRTKKNYSSTLRGMPGSLRNGLKIGEDTLTRRGSLVSELKPDFSPVKDESPSERFFRDWFSRAADQQGLLIPLLLPSHMALWKLYFLRWVPEACIAKGGPITAYHKLSQLVDEIEILQSQLRQYKGPSGAMPLPNPGRPLSGQRRMYFKATSPTPTDFLTSSFPFTPTGNLCRRSFQGTPISKFLNGAKIWLSTETLANDSL; this is encoded by the exons atgttttctttcaaaccGACGAAACCAACCTTCAAGTGCTATCTTCCTCCTGTACAG ACTGATGTGAAGAAAACTATTGAACCGCCTATTAAAAAGTTGGAGCCCAAGTTAATTCAAG GGGAGATAGTAGTTAATGAGGTAAACTTTGTGAGGAAATGCATCAGCGCTGAAAGCAGCCAGGATGACCTTTGGGGGAAGTTGATATGCACCAACTTTAAGGTCTCTTTCATCCCTCAAGATGCCCCTTCTAAACAG AAATCCCAGTTGTCCCACCTCCTGCTCGGAGAACACGACATCCCCCTCACCTGTCTGGAGCAAGTAGTAACGG CAAATGATACAAAGGGGAAGAAGAAAGTATTGGGGTCAAACCAGAAGCTGAAGTTCAACCCGACAGAGCTCATCCTCTATTGCAAAGACTTGCGCATCATTAGGTTCTGCTTTGACGAGGCTGGGCCTGAGAGTGCCAAAAAG GTTTGCCTTGCTATTGCCCACTATTCCCATCCAGCTGATCTTCAACTGCTGTTTGGCTTTGAGTATCAAGGACGGCGATACCATGCATCTAAAG aagAGCACGTCAATGGTTCCACCCCTCGAGGAGGATTAAGGACCACCATTTTTGACCGTCCATCAGACTGGGATCGGGAGATCAAGAGAACTGGGGCATCAGAGTGGAGGGTGTGCTCCATCAATGAGAGTTTTGTCATCTCATTAAG TCTTCCAGAGTACATTGTGGTCCCAGTTTCTCTGGCAGACCAGGATCTAAAGCAGTACTCCATATTCTTCACTGATCAGCGCATCCCA CTCTGGTGCTGGAATCACCCAAATGGAAGTGCTCTTGTCCGCATGGCCAGCATTAATGATCCATTGCAGCAGAGGAAGATCTATCAAAA GGTCTTCACCGCCATCACAAAAAGCCACCCACAGCGCAGTGAAGTTGTCCAGTGTGATCTAGACAAGTCTCTGCCTAACATCCAGGACATCCAGATTGCCTTTGTCAAAGTCAGGCAAATCTGTGTCATAG ATCCTTTTGAGGAGTCAGAAGAGAGGTGGCTATCATCAATTGAAAACTCACGATGGCTGGAGTATGTCAG GGCTTTCCTAAAACATTCAGCTGATATAGTGTACTACTTGGATGGAAAGAATGCTTCAGTCATTCTTCAAG aggaggaagacagagaTCTGAACTGTGTAGTGTCCTCCTTGGTGCAGCTCATGTTGGACCCTCATTATCGCAGCCTCGTTGGCTTTCAGAGTTTGGTGCAGAAGGAGTGGGTGATGGCTGGCCATCGCTTCTTGGACAGATGCAACCACTTaaagaagaatgaaaaagagGAG TCCCCACTGTTCTTGCTGTTCCTGGACTGTGTGTGGCAAATGATGAACCAGTACCCAGCAGCATTTGAGTTCACAGAGGCCTATCTGACAGTACTGAGTGACAGCATGTGGATCCCACTCTTCAGTACTTTTCTCTTCAATTCTTCCCAACAGCGAGCTCAGCACTTGATG GACTTTGCCAAGACTAAAGCCATCCCTCAAGGAGAAGAGCAGACTGTGTATTTCCCTCCTGTTTGGGACTGGTCGCAGCAGTTCTCCACTAAAGACCAAACCCTCTTTAACAACCCCATGTACGTAGGCAAAGGAGCGGCCTGTGTTCAGAATGGAGAAGTGAAGACCTTTAGACGCACAAAG AAAAACTACAGTTCCACATTGCGAGGAATGCCTGGATCTCTGCGCAATGGACTGAAGATCGGAGAGGATACATTGACCCGACGGGGCTCTCTGGTGTCGGAGCTGAAGCCTGATTTTTCACCAGTGAAAGACGAAAGCCCGTCAGAGCGCTTCTTCAGAGACTGGTTCTCTCGAGCTGCTGACCAGCAGGGCCTCCTGATTCCCCTGCTCTTGCCCTCACACATGGCTCTCTGGAAGCTCTACTTTCTACGCTGGGTTCCTGAAGCCTGCATTGCCAAAGGAGGTCCCATCACTGCCTACCACAAGCTTTCCCAACTGGTCGATGAAATTGAGATACTGCAGAGCCAGCTCAGGCAGTATAAGGGACCCAGTGGCGCCATGCCACTCCCCAACCCAGGTAGGCCCTTGTCAGGCCAAAGGAGGATGTATTTTAAGGCCACTTCCCCTACACCTACAGACTTTCTcacctcctcctttcctttcacCCCAACGGGAAACCTATGTCGGCGCAGTTTTCAAGGCACCCCCATTAGCAAATTTCTGAATGGAGCGAAGATTTGGCTCTCTACAGAGACTCTTGCTAACGACTCTCTCTGA